The genomic segment CTCCCCAGCCCAGATGTGCACAGGGTATCACTGTTCAGTCCTTGGGACTGTGAGGAGAGGCTGGGCCCTCCTATTCCCTATTTCCCACTGGGTATCTTTCCTATGAAGTAATTTTGAGTACTGGTGGCTGAAGAACTTAACAGGATGCTTTATACTGATGTTGACATGGGCACCAGTTGGGGTTGAACGGCCACAGTAGGTTCAGTGGCCATCTtttcacacccccccccccccaaaccatcTCTTGATGCTCCTGCTAGAGAGAGGCCACGGGGTGGGACGAACCATGGGGCTGAGCTAATGTAGTATTTTTGCATTATCATGAGATACAAGAGAAGCGTAACAGGACAGGAGGTGATGCTGGAAGGTCAAGCCTCTTAAGGTGGTGTCCTCCAGACAACATTATAAGGCATTAAATATTTTGTGTGAAAGCGAGGCTTTGAGACATTCGGAGAAGATGGTCACAGTGTCTGTGAACTAGCTCCCCACTAAGCAGGGGCACAGGCCCCACCCTATATGTGCTCCCCCAGGGGCTACTTCCCCTCAGGGTCTGAGCGCAGAGCTCttactcttcattttcttcttcctttcaatCCCCTTATTCTTAACACTGTATCTAACTCCAAGGAATTTGATTTGTTGAATCACAACTCCAAAACCTCTTATTTGCAGGGTAGTTTCAATTTATTAACAAACCAGAGAAAACAGCACAAAATGACTGCGATAAAACAAGAAAGACAGGTAGGGGTTCATTCTGCCCAACTCTCCTGTGCATGCCGGGATAAACCTTCCCTGTGCCTCACGGATGGTGCCCCTCAGATGGAGGAAGGCAGATcctgcaggggcagggggagcacagttcttctctgtctctgcatGATGCGTGGGAAActctctctccactctgccccccTCAGAAAGTTTCCCTCTGTAGGACCATAAACCTGCACATCTGAGACCTAAAAAACACAActcttgaaaaacatttttccaatTTGCAGCTATACTTTGTCACACCtttggattcatttttattttgtttgaaatgGCACATCTAGAGACAGATTGCAAACCCAGCCCATTAGAAACTACTGTTCTTTTCTCTGCTGCTTAATAGTCTAGATCCAGGTTGATCACTGCTACATGCCAAAAAAGAAACTAGTAAGACCTTTTATTAGAGTTTTTAAAAGCATGAACATAGTCTCATTTGATCCtctcagcagccctgggggaTAGGCAGATGGGCATGATGGTTCCAGGATCCAGAGGACAAAATCATAACTGATGGAGCTGGGAACCAAATCCATGTCATCTGACCCCAGTCCAGGGCTCCTTCCACTCCACTAGATGAACTGGGCCCACCTTGATGAGCAGGGCAGCTTTTCTGCTTAGATGAGATGCCTTTGGGCTTGCAAACGAAGGAGATTTTAAGACTTTAAGACCTCAGAAGAGCTCAGGGTATAAACACACCTGAGCTCAATGTAGCATCAACATCAGAGGAATGAAGAGGACAGAACACGGGCATCTTTGACAAGggtttcttcttgttttcctgATTCTCACCTGGAACACGCTGGGTGCTGTGACATGAAGGCAGCCAAGTCCAGGAGGAGGGAAGGCATTCAGAGGACTTTCTCATCTAGCAATTTATTGATTCCTTCACAAATCCTCTTGAGGTTGGACCTGCAGTCTCCATCCAGGCTATAAAGGGCGGAGAGGAACTCCACATCAGCAAAGTGGTTGAAGACATGGTTGATGCGCCCATGGGTCCTGGGCGTCAGGTGTCGCTGTACCAGTTCATGCACCAGGTCCTTGCACTCGTGTAGGAGCTTGGAGAGCACGTTTCTATCGAAGGTGTATTCCACCTCATAGAAGCTGACGATGGTCATGGCGGTCTGGTTCAGCTTCTTCCTGAACTTCTCCACGATAACAACCTCCTCCTGGCTGAACTGGTTGTTCCGGTAGAGGATCCCAATTTTGATCGCCACCTTGATTAAGTCTTTCATGATCTTGTGGGCTTCCTTCTTGTCGTGTGTGTGCTCTTTGGTGACTTTGTAGAGCTCATCAAAGATCTCGCTGCTGGTGTCATCAATTAGCATGTTGGCCACAGTTTTGCTGGCTATTTTGCTCAGAATCTTCTTCTGGGCTTGAAGGGCAAGGTTCTTTGAACTAAAAACATCAGGACCTAtggtaagaaaagaaataaatgttatagaaatacaaaaactgTTTATTACCAAGTGAAACATACTAACTTGAacttatgttcttttttcttaaaatagattattttttgttttaactttttttgtttgttttaatatttatttatttacttcagctgcactgggtcttagttgcagcatgtggacttcttagttgcagcacgcatgcgggatctagttccccaaacagggttcaaacctgggccccctgcattgggagcgcggagtcttacccactggaccactaggcaagtcacttaacttatGCTCTTACAGCAAAAATTCATGCCTTCATACCCCACGACTTCTTTATGaaaccccaccccagcctggttACCCCACTCTCCTCGCCACATGACATGCTTATTTACcctcttgaaattttatttaaaaaaaaaaattaattagtttgctgtgttgggtctttgttgctgtgcacgggctttctctagttgtggcgagcgagggctactctttgttgcagtgcaggggcttctcattgcgctggcttctcttgttgcagagcatgggctctagagtgcaggttcagtagctgggtgcacgggcttggttgcttcGCAGtgtatgggatcttcctggcccagggatcgaacccgtgtcccctgcattggcaggcagattcttaaccactgtgccaccagggaagtcccacttgaACCTTTAATGTGCTCTTTCCTCTCTGGATGTGGTCTCCTCATGTCCAGGCCAAATCTCACCCTTTGGACCTGCTTCATGCAAAAAGCCTCCTTGACTCTATTTGCTCACTGAGAACTCCCTACAATGATTATTGCCCTGGAAACCATTCAGCTTTGCAAATTTACAGGAGGAAAGTATTGCTTAATGACAAGAATGTAGCACCAATGCCAACCCCATTCCTAGGACAGACCTGGGCGGTTGATCACGgtacacagtgtgtgtgtgtgtgttttagccACACTGTGCGGCATggggaatcttagtttcctgaccagggatcgaacctgtgccccctgcagtggaagtgcaaagtctcaaccattggactgccagggaagtcccaagaagttCGGTTGTCCCCTCCACCACCCCGCTCCCCCCACCTCCGCCCATGTGCCTCacggcttgtggggtcttagtttcccgaccagggatcaaacccagagcCCATGGCAGggaaagcactgagtcttaaccactggaccaccagggaattccccatggtAGTGTTTTTTGAGTGAGTCTCAGAATCCATATTTCATTGAGTCtaagatgttttttttttctcatgtttgatATCTTGGAAATTGTGATGTGTCTTATAGTCATTGTTGCCAGGTGGTAGTTGTGCTGTAGTTGCATTACCTGTATGTGCAGCGATTTACACAATAGAAGACAGATTTGGAATAAAAGTCATGAGTACTCATAAGAAATTTGCTCACCAATGTTCTCGATGGCACAGAGAACCATATTGTGTGGGAAACACAGACATCAACAGCTCCAAGCAAAGATGCTTCAGCTGAGTACAGTAGTACCCTGAATGTGAGGAAGCTCAGAAAAATCAAAGCCAGTTTATTTCCCCATTACTTTCCCtttatgaatgaatgagaacAATATGTGTTAAAAGAAGTAACACTATGTACAAGTAAGTCTAAAAGGATCTttcaataagtataaaataaaaattctaagcaATAAGAAAGCAATCATTTGCAATTTAATTGgtagcattttcttctttcttaagacaCATAAAAAGGCATCTTTTAATCAGTGGTGTCTTAGATTGGATCAAATACTCCATGAAATCACCGGTTGGCTGGAACTGATATTTGAAATGAAACCCACAGGCCATCCTCACTCAATATACGTATATGTATCATTCTTATCTTCTCAAGACATTCAAGTTGCTGGAGGACAGAGACAACATTCCCACAGCACCTAGCTCGGCTCTGGGCACAGGGGTGGAATGGTGTTTGTTAAGTTAAAT from the Hippopotamus amphibius kiboko isolate mHipAmp2 chromosome 2, mHipAmp2.hap2, whole genome shotgun sequence genome contains:
- the TNFAIP8L3 gene encoding tumor necrosis factor alpha-induced protein 8-like protein 3; translated protein: MDSDSGEQSEGEPGTAAGPDVFSSKNLALQAQKKILSKIASKTVANMLIDDTSSEIFDELYKVTKEHTHDKKEAHKIMKDLIKVAIKIGILYRNNQFSQEEVVIVEKFRKKLNQTAMTIVSFYEVEYTFDRNVLSKLLHECKDLVHELVQRHLTPRTHGRINHVFNHFADVEFLSALYSLDGDCRSNLKRICEGINKLLDEKVL